A single Orcinus orca chromosome 2, mOrcOrc1.1, whole genome shotgun sequence DNA region contains:
- the RDH12 gene encoding retinol dehydrogenase 12 isoform X2 — translation MLVFLGLLTSFLSFLYVTAPSIRKFFAGGVCGTNVQLPGKVVVITGANTGIGKETARELARRGARVYIACRDVLKGESAASEIRADTKNSQVLVRKLDLADTKSIRAFAEGFRAEEKQLHILINNAGVMMCPYSKTADGFETHLGVNHLGHFLLTHLLLGQLKESAPARVVNLSSVVHHAGKIRFHDLQGEKSYNRGFAYCHSKLANVLFTRELAKRLQGTGVTTYAVHPGIVRSELVRHSFLLCLLWQLFSPFLKTAREGAQTSLHCALAEGLEPLSGKYFRNIF, via the exons ATGCTGGTTTTCTTGGGACTGCtcacctccttcctttctttcctgtatGTGACAGCTCCATCCATCAG GAAGTTCTTTGCTGGTGGGGTCTGTGGAACAAACGTGCAGCTTCCCGGGAAGGTGGTGGTGATCACCGGTGCCAACACAGGCATCGGCAAGGAGACAGCCAGAGAGCTTGCTCGCAGAG GAGCCCGAGTATACATTGCCTGCCGAGACGTACTGAAGGGGGAGTCTGCTGCCAGTGAAATCCGAGCTGATACAAAGAACTCCCAGGTGCTGGTACGGAAACTGGACCTAGCTGATACCAAATCCATCCGAGCCTTTGCTGAGGGCTTCCGGGCAG AGGAAAAGCAGCTTCATATTCTGATCAACAATGCAGGAGTGATGATGTGCCCATATTCCAAGACAGCTGATGGCTTTGAAACCCACCTGGGAGTCAACCACCTGG GCCACTTCCTTCTCACCCACTTGCTCCTGGGGCAGCTGAAGGAGTCCGCTCCTGCACGGGTGGTGAACCTGTCATCAGTGGTCCACCATGCTGGCAAGATTCGCTTCCATGACCTCCAGGGTGAGAAGTCCTACAACCGAGGTTTTGCTTATTGCCACAGCAAGCTGGCCAATGTGCTCTTTACTCGTGAGCTGGCCAAGAGGCTCCAAG GCACGGGGGTCACCACCTACGCAGTGCACCCAGGCATCGTCCGCTCCGAACTGGTCCGACACTCCTTCCTGCTGTGCCTGCTCTGGCAGctcttctcccccttcctcaAGACGGCAAGGGAGGGGGCCCAGACCAGCCTGCACTGCGCCCTGGCTGAGGGCTTGGAGCCCCTGAGCGGCAAGTACTTCAG aaatatattctGA
- the RDH12 gene encoding retinol dehydrogenase 12 isoform X1, whose amino-acid sequence MLVFLGLLTSFLSFLYVTAPSIRKFFAGGVCGTNVQLPGKVVVITGANTGIGKETARELARRGARVYIACRDVLKGESAASEIRADTKNSQVLVRKLDLADTKSIRAFAEGFRAEEKQLHILINNAGVMMCPYSKTADGFETHLGVNHLGHFLLTHLLLGQLKESAPARVVNLSSVVHHAGKIRFHDLQGEKSYNRGFAYCHSKLANVLFTRELAKRLQGTGVTTYAVHPGIVRSELVRHSFLLCLLWQLFSPFLKTAREGAQTSLHCALAEGLEPLSGKYFSDCKKTWVSPRARNNKTAERLWNVSCELLGIQWE is encoded by the exons ATGCTGGTTTTCTTGGGACTGCtcacctccttcctttctttcctgtatGTGACAGCTCCATCCATCAG GAAGTTCTTTGCTGGTGGGGTCTGTGGAACAAACGTGCAGCTTCCCGGGAAGGTGGTGGTGATCACCGGTGCCAACACAGGCATCGGCAAGGAGACAGCCAGAGAGCTTGCTCGCAGAG GAGCCCGAGTATACATTGCCTGCCGAGACGTACTGAAGGGGGAGTCTGCTGCCAGTGAAATCCGAGCTGATACAAAGAACTCCCAGGTGCTGGTACGGAAACTGGACCTAGCTGATACCAAATCCATCCGAGCCTTTGCTGAGGGCTTCCGGGCAG AGGAAAAGCAGCTTCATATTCTGATCAACAATGCAGGAGTGATGATGTGCCCATATTCCAAGACAGCTGATGGCTTTGAAACCCACCTGGGAGTCAACCACCTGG GCCACTTCCTTCTCACCCACTTGCTCCTGGGGCAGCTGAAGGAGTCCGCTCCTGCACGGGTGGTGAACCTGTCATCAGTGGTCCACCATGCTGGCAAGATTCGCTTCCATGACCTCCAGGGTGAGAAGTCCTACAACCGAGGTTTTGCTTATTGCCACAGCAAGCTGGCCAATGTGCTCTTTACTCGTGAGCTGGCCAAGAGGCTCCAAG GCACGGGGGTCACCACCTACGCAGTGCACCCAGGCATCGTCCGCTCCGAACTGGTCCGACACTCCTTCCTGCTGTGCCTGCTCTGGCAGctcttctcccccttcctcaAGACGGCAAGGGAGGGGGCCCAGACCAGCCTGCACTGCGCCCTGGCTGAGGGCTTGGAGCCCCTGAGCGGCAAGTACTTCAG TGACTGCAAGAAGACTTGGGTGTCTCCAAGGGCCCGGAATAACAAAACGGCTGAGCGCTTGTGGAACGTCAGCTGTGAGCTGCTGGGAATCCAGTGGGAGTAG